The Lutibacter profundi genome includes a region encoding these proteins:
- the fabD gene encoding ACP S-malonyltransferase yields MKAYIFPGQGAQFSGMGVDLYEKFSEAQELFEKANKILGFSITDIMFEGTSEELKQTKVTQPAIFLHSTILAKILGDNFKPEMVAGHSLGEFSALVANGVLTFEDGLKLVSQRALAMQKACEIQESTMAAVLGLDDTVVEETCASIDGIVVAANYNCPGQLVISGEISAIDKACELLMEKGARRALKLPVGGAFHSPLMEPAREELAEAIKNTTFSEPICPVYQNVVAKAVTNPEDIKQNLMKQLTSPVRWTQSIQQMIADGGTEFIEVGPGKVLQGLMRKIDRSVTASGASV; encoded by the coding sequence ATGAAAGCGTATATTTTTCCGGGTCAAGGAGCTCAATTTTCAGGAATGGGAGTTGATTTATATGAAAAATTTTCTGAAGCACAAGAACTTTTTGAAAAAGCTAATAAAATTTTAGGGTTTTCAATTACAGATATTATGTTCGAGGGAACATCAGAAGAATTAAAGCAAACAAAAGTTACTCAGCCGGCTATTTTTTTGCATTCTACCATATTGGCAAAAATATTAGGTGATAATTTTAAACCAGAAATGGTTGCAGGTCATTCTTTAGGTGAATTTTCAGCATTGGTAGCAAATGGTGTTTTAACATTTGAAGACGGATTGAAATTAGTTTCCCAAAGAGCATTGGCAATGCAAAAAGCTTGTGAGATACAAGAGTCTACAATGGCAGCGGTTTTAGGGTTAGATGATACCGTGGTAGAAGAAACTTGTGCAAGTATTGATGGAATAGTTGTGGCCGCAAATTATAATTGTCCTGGCCAATTAGTTATCTCTGGAGAAATTTCAGCAATAGATAAAGCATGCGAACTTTTAATGGAAAAAGGAGCTAGACGTGCTTTAAAATTACCAGTTGGAGGTGCTTTTCATTCGCCACTAATGGAGCCTGCAAGGGAAGAATTAGCAGAAGCTATTAAAAACACAACATTTAGTGAGCCAATATGCCCTGTGTATCAAAATGTAGTGGCAAAAGCCGTTACTAATCCCGAGGATATTAAACAGAATTTAATGAAACAACTAACATCACCAGTTCGTTGGACACAGTCTATTCAACAAATGATTGCAGATGGAGGAACAGAATTTATTGAAGTTGGACCAGGGAAAGTTTTACAGGGTTTAATGCGAAAAATAGATAGAAGTGTAACAGCAAGTGGTGCTTCTGTTTAG
- the galE gene encoding UDP-glucose 4-epimerase GalE produces the protein MKEILVTGGLGFIGSHTVVELQNEGFNVVIIDNLSNSTIDVLDKITSITTKKPRYFNIDLKNKKAVQQFFKENEVDGVIHFAASKAVGESVENPLEYYENNIGSLIYLLQEMKANNVINFIFSSSCTVYGQANELPITENAPIKPAESPYGNTKQIGEEIIKDTTKISAIKAIALRYFNPIGAHESAKIGELPIGVPQNLIPFITQTAAGIREKLAVFGSDYDTPDGTAIRDYIHVIDLAKAHIIALKRLLENKNKSSFEVFNIGTGKGNSVLEVIQSFEKVTGKKLNYELVDRREGDITAAYADTTIANTKLGWKAKLTLDEALLSAWKWQETLK, from the coding sequence ATGAAGGAAATTTTAGTAACAGGAGGTTTAGGTTTTATTGGTTCACATACTGTTGTTGAACTTCAAAATGAAGGCTTTAATGTAGTAATAATTGATAACTTATCAAATTCAACTATAGATGTACTTGATAAAATTACTTCCATAACAACTAAAAAACCAAGGTATTTTAATATTGACTTAAAAAACAAAAAAGCTGTTCAACAATTTTTTAAAGAGAATGAGGTAGATGGGGTTATTCATTTTGCAGCATCAAAAGCTGTTGGAGAAAGTGTTGAAAACCCATTAGAATATTACGAAAACAATATTGGTTCTTTAATTTATTTATTACAAGAAATGAAAGCTAATAATGTAATTAATTTTATTTTTAGCTCATCTTGTACTGTCTACGGTCAAGCAAATGAACTTCCAATTACTGAAAATGCACCTATTAAACCTGCAGAATCTCCTTACGGGAATACTAAACAAATTGGAGAAGAAATTATAAAAGACACTACAAAAATTTCAGCTATAAAAGCGATTGCTTTACGTTATTTTAATCCAATTGGAGCCCATGAATCTGCAAAAATTGGAGAATTGCCAATTGGTGTTCCTCAAAATTTAATTCCTTTTATAACTCAAACAGCCGCGGGAATTCGCGAAAAATTAGCTGTTTTTGGGAGCGATTATGATACGCCTGATGGAACAGCTATTCGTGATTACATTCACGTTATAGATTTGGCAAAAGCTCATATTATTGCACTAAAAAGGTTACTTGAAAACAAAAATAAATCTTCTTTTGAAGTTTTTAATATTGGAACCGGTAAAGGAAATTCAGTACTAGAGGTTATTCAATCTTTTGAAAAAGTTACTGGCAAAAAGTTAAACTACGAATTGGTTGATCGTAGAGAAGGTGACATTACTGCTGCTTATGCAGATACAACTATTGCGAATACCAAACTAGGTTGGAAAGCCAAACTAACACTTGATGAAGCTTTACTCTCTGCTTGGAAATGGCAAGAAACATTAAAGTAA
- a CDS encoding DegT/DnrJ/EryC1/StrS family aminotransferase, with translation MRKIQMVDLLGQYDKVQKKIDSKILEVVKSAAYINGPEVHSFQKELENYLNVKHVIPCANGTDALQIAMMGLGLKPGDEVITADFTFAATVEVIALLGLTPVLVDVEKDTFNIDIESLKKAITPKTKAIVPVHLFGQCANMEAVLEVAKTHNLFVIEDTAQAIGADYTFKNGSKKKAGTIGNVGTTSFFPSKNLGCYGDGGAIFTNNDDLAHTLRGIVNHGMYKRYYHDVVGVNSRLDSIQAAILRIKLPLLNSYCDARSKAAEYYTKAFSTTKNITTPVISNFTTHVFHQYTIQVKNVDRNALHQHLLDNGIPNAIYYPVPLHSQKAYMDVRYKEEDFKVTNELINTVLSLPMHTELDSEQLNFITSTVLNFINK, from the coding sequence ATGAGAAAAATACAAATGGTTGACCTACTTGGTCAATATGATAAAGTTCAAAAAAAAATAGATTCAAAAATATTAGAAGTTGTAAAATCTGCAGCATATATAAACGGACCTGAAGTTCATAGTTTTCAAAAAGAATTAGAAAATTATTTAAATGTAAAACACGTAATTCCGTGTGCAAATGGTACAGATGCGCTACAAATAGCAATGATGGGTTTAGGATTAAAACCTGGAGATGAAGTTATTACGGCAGATTTTACATTTGCAGCAACCGTTGAAGTTATAGCCTTATTAGGTTTAACCCCTGTTTTAGTTGATGTTGAAAAGGATACATTTAATATTGATATTGAATCACTAAAAAAAGCAATTACTCCTAAAACTAAAGCTATAGTTCCTGTTCACTTATTTGGTCAATGTGCCAATATGGAAGCTGTTTTAGAAGTTGCCAAAACACATAACTTATTTGTAATTGAAGATACTGCACAAGCTATTGGAGCAGATTACACCTTTAAAAACGGTTCTAAAAAGAAAGCTGGTACCATTGGAAATGTTGGGACTACTTCTTTTTTCCCTTCAAAAAACTTAGGGTGCTATGGTGATGGAGGTGCTATTTTTACAAATAATGATGATTTAGCACACACACTTCGAGGAATTGTAAATCACGGAATGTACAAGCGATACTACCATGATGTTGTTGGAGTAAATTCTCGTTTGGATAGTATTCAAGCAGCAATTTTACGTATTAAATTACCTCTTTTAAATAGCTATTGTGATGCTCGAAGCAAGGCTGCTGAGTATTATACAAAAGCATTCTCTACAACTAAAAATATTACAACACCTGTAATTAGTAATTTTACTACACACGTTTTTCATCAATATACAATTCAAGTAAAAAATGTAGATAGAAATGCACTGCATCAACATTTGTTAGACAACGGAATACCAAACGCAATTTATTACCCTGTTCCTTTGCACAGCCAAAAAGCATATATGGATGTACGTTACAAAGAAGAGGATTTTAAAGTTACAAATGAATTAATAAACACCGTTTTATCTTTACCAATGCATACGGAATTAGATAGTGAACAGTTAAATTTTATTACATCAACCGTGTTAAATTTCATAAATAAATAA
- the cysM gene encoding cysteine synthase CysM, which produces MKNKYIFDFIGNTPLIKVQHLLNNENVSLFLKLEGNNPAGSVKDRAAFNMISAAFERKEIKKGDYLIEATSGNTGIALAMIAQQFDINIELVMPKNSTKERIQTMLAYGAKVTLTNAKIGIEGAREYAEKQVLEKGYYMLDQFANDDNWKAHYKTTGPEIWNDTLGEITHFISAMGTTGTIMGVSTYLKEKNETIQIIGAQPTDNSKIPGIRKWSKEFLPKIFNPKKVDAIIEVSEEEAKIMTKTLAKEEGVFSGMSGGGAVVASLKLAKTLTKGTIVTIIPDRGDRYLSSSLFG; this is translated from the coding sequence ATGAAAAATAAGTATATTTTTGATTTTATAGGAAACACCCCATTAATAAAAGTTCAACATTTATTAAATAATGAAAACGTTTCACTATTTCTTAAACTAGAAGGAAATAACCCTGCTGGAAGTGTGAAAGATAGAGCAGCATTTAATATGATTTCTGCTGCTTTTGAACGAAAAGAAATAAAAAAAGGCGATTATTTAATTGAGGCAACAAGTGGAAATACAGGTATTGCTTTGGCAATGATTGCCCAACAATTTGATATAAACATAGAACTTGTTATGCCTAAAAACTCAACAAAAGAACGCATACAAACAATGCTAGCTTATGGCGCAAAAGTTACATTAACGAATGCTAAAATTGGAATTGAAGGCGCTAGAGAATATGCTGAAAAACAAGTACTTGAAAAAGGATATTACATGCTTGATCAATTTGCAAATGATGACAATTGGAAAGCTCATTATAAAACTACCGGCCCTGAAATTTGGAACGATACTTTAGGCGAAATAACACATTTTATTTCTGCAATGGGTACAACAGGTACTATTATGGGAGTTTCAACTTACTTAAAAGAAAAAAATGAAACTATTCAAATTATAGGTGCACAACCAACAGATAATTCTAAAATTCCTGGTATTAGAAAATGGTCTAAAGAATTTCTTCCAAAAATATTTAATCCTAAAAAAGTAGATGCAATTATAGAAGTTAGCGAGGAAGAAGCAAAAATAATGACTAAAACATTAGCAAAAGAAGAAGGTGTTTTTTCAGGAATGAGTGGAGGTGGTGCTGTTGTGGCCTCATTAAAATTAGCAAAAACATTAACCAAAGGCACTATAGTAACTATTATACCCGATAGAGGTGATCGTTATTTGTCTTCTAGTTTATTTGGGTAA
- a CDS encoding serine O-acetyltransferase, producing the protein MTTKEEIINKIIANKNRPHLNFSLKYKTEKFTNNLFYTLFDADACSTSNIEKLENDFKEIYKLACQNNDCSCKTIWNNFLIKLPVILENLHLDAQELVNNDPAAKTIEEVYLAYPGFYAIAIYRFSHELLLLNTPLIPRLMSEYAHGKTGTDIHPGATIGKSFFIDHATGTVIGETCIIKNHVKIYQGVTLGALQVAKNMKNTKRHPTVEDNVTIYANATILGGETTIGENTTIGGNVWLTKSVPKNSLVYHTTETKLKSKIKP; encoded by the coding sequence ATGACAACAAAAGAAGAAATAATTAATAAAATTATAGCAAACAAAAATAGACCACACTTAAATTTTAGTCTAAAATATAAAACTGAAAAATTTACAAACAACCTGTTTTATACACTATTTGATGCTGATGCTTGCTCTACAAGCAATATTGAGAAATTAGAAAATGATTTTAAAGAAATTTACAAACTTGCATGCCAAAATAATGATTGTTCATGCAAAACTATTTGGAATAATTTTTTAATTAAATTACCTGTAATTTTAGAAAATTTACATTTAGACGCTCAAGAATTGGTTAATAATGATCCCGCTGCAAAAACAATAGAAGAAGTTTACCTTGCATACCCGGGATTTTATGCAATAGCTATTTACAGATTTAGTCATGAATTGTTATTATTAAACACTCCTCTTATTCCTAGGTTAATGAGTGAATATGCCCATGGAAAAACAGGAACAGATATTCATCCTGGAGCAACAATTGGAAAGTCCTTTTTTATTGACCACGCTACAGGCACCGTAATTGGAGAAACCTGTATTATCAAAAATCATGTGAAAATATACCAAGGTGTTACATTAGGAGCCTTGCAAGTTGCAAAAAACATGAAAAATACAAAACGGCATCCTACGGTAGAAGATAATGTTACCATTTATGCAAATGCAACTATTTTGGGAGGTGAAACAACCATAGGTGAAAATACTACAATTGGAGGTAATGTTTGGTTAACAAAATCTGTTCCAAAAAACTCGTTAGTATATCATACAACTGAAACTAAGCTGAAATCTAAAATTAAACCATGA
- a CDS encoding nitroreductase family protein: MKNNTSLIDAINYRRSVRVFDATKEIDSEIVKKCIQQATLAPNSSNMQLWEFHHITSKDVLDKLAVACLGQSAATTATEMVVVVVRKDLWKERAKENLTYLEKLFGKKSNEEYSGREKFAINYYRRIMPFVYRDFFGLFGCFKYLISWLTGLFKPTYRQLRKSDMRIVAHKSAGLAAQTFMLSMAAENYDTCPMEGTDTLRIKKILNLPSKSEVNMVISCGIRKPEGVYGERFRIPFESIYKRW, translated from the coding sequence ATGAAAAATAACACTAGCCTTATAGATGCTATTAACTATCGCCGTTCAGTTAGAGTGTTTGATGCAACTAAAGAAATTGATTCAGAAATTGTAAAAAAATGTATTCAGCAAGCAACATTGGCTCCTAACAGTAGTAATATGCAATTATGGGAATTTCATCATATTACTTCAAAAGATGTTTTGGATAAATTAGCTGTAGCTTGTTTAGGTCAAAGTGCCGCAACAACAGCAACAGAAATGGTGGTGGTTGTAGTTCGTAAAGACTTATGGAAAGAAAGAGCTAAAGAAAATCTTACATATTTAGAAAAATTATTTGGAAAAAAATCTAATGAAGAATATAGTGGTCGTGAAAAATTTGCAATAAACTATTATAGAAGAATCATGCCTTTTGTATATCGTGATTTTTTTGGGCTATTTGGCTGTTTTAAATATCTTATTTCATGGTTAACAGGTCTTTTTAAACCTACTTATAGACAATTAAGAAAATCTGATATGAGAATTGTTGCACATAAAAGTGCAGGTTTAGCTGCTCAAACTTTTATGTTGAGTATGGCTGCTGAAAATTATGATACGTGCCCTATGGAAGGAACTGACACACTTCGTATAAAAAAGATATTGAATTTACCTTCTAAAAGCGAAGTTAATATGGTTATATCATGTGGTATTCGCAAACCTGAAGGAGTTTACGGGGAGCGCTTTAGAATTCCTTTTGAAAGTATTTATAAACGTTGGTAA
- the leuB gene encoding 3-isopropylmalate dehydrogenase — protein MKLKIALLPGDGIGPEVIQQATKILDAIAKKYNHIFEYKTALVGAIAIEETGNPLPNKTLETCSDADAILFGAIGDPKYDNNPSAKIRPEQGLLKLRKKLGLFANIRPITTYNSLIHKSNLKKDVIKGTDFVIYRELTGGIYFGEKKLSADGNSASDNCNYTANEIDRIAHLAFKAASVRRKKLTLVDKANVLETSRLWRKRIIKMAKEYPTVKLEFLFVDNAAMQLILNPKQFDVILTENMFGDILSDEASVISGSIGLLASASIGEHTALFEPVHGSYSQAKEKNIANPLAAILSAAMLLEYFDLFDEAEDIKNAVEKSIDLNISTPDLNTTNHFSTTSVGNFLRDFILDEENTFYNKNNIDLGQSTII, from the coding sequence ATGAAATTAAAAATTGCTTTATTACCTGGTGACGGAATTGGACCTGAAGTAATTCAACAGGCTACAAAAATATTAGATGCAATTGCTAAAAAATACAACCATATTTTTGAGTATAAAACAGCTTTAGTTGGTGCTATTGCAATTGAAGAAACAGGCAATCCACTACCAAATAAGACGTTAGAAACTTGCTCTGATGCTGATGCCATATTATTTGGAGCCATTGGAGACCCAAAATACGACAACAATCCAAGTGCTAAAATTCGCCCAGAACAAGGCTTATTAAAACTTCGAAAAAAATTAGGTCTCTTTGCAAACATTAGACCTATAACAACTTATAATTCATTAATTCACAAATCAAATTTAAAAAAAGACGTAATTAAAGGAACTGATTTTGTTATTTATAGAGAACTTACTGGTGGTATCTATTTTGGTGAAAAAAAATTGAGTGCTGATGGAAATTCAGCCTCAGATAATTGTAACTATACCGCTAATGAAATTGATAGAATTGCACATTTAGCATTTAAAGCAGCATCTGTAAGAAGAAAAAAGCTAACCCTAGTTGATAAAGCCAATGTATTAGAGACCTCTCGCCTTTGGAGGAAAAGAATTATAAAAATGGCAAAAGAATATCCTACCGTAAAATTAGAGTTTTTATTTGTTGATAATGCCGCAATGCAACTTATTTTAAATCCAAAACAATTCGATGTTATTTTAACTGAAAATATGTTTGGAGATATTCTTTCTGATGAAGCAAGTGTAATCTCAGGGTCAATTGGGTTACTCGCTTCTGCGTCTATTGGTGAGCATACAGCTTTATTTGAACCTGTTCATGGTTCATACTCACAAGCCAAAGAGAAAAACATTGCCAATCCACTAGCGGCCATATTATCGGCTGCCATGCTTTTAGAATATTTTGATTTATTTGATGAAGCTGAAGATATTAAAAATGCTGTTGAAAAATCTATAGATTTAAACATTTCAACACCTGATTTAAATACTACGAATCATTTCTCTACAACTAGTGTAGGGAATTTTTTAAGAGACTTCATTTTAGATGAAGAAAACACATTCTACAATAAAAATAATATAGATTTAGGACAATCAACTATAATTTAA
- a CDS encoding 2-isopropylmalate synthase → MSNNKVQIFDTTLRDGEQVPGCKLNTEQKLVIAERLDILGVDVIEAGFPVSSPGDFTSVEKISKLVKNATVCGLTRANKKDIEVAAAALKYAKRPRIHTGIGTSDSHIIYKFNSTQEKIIERAVQAVSYAKSFVEDVEFYAEDAGRTANEFLARVLEQVIKAGATVLNIPDTTGYCLPDEYGAKIKYLKENVKGIDNVILSCHCHNDLGLATANAIAGVQNGARQIECTINGIGERAGNTALEEVVMILKQHPYLNLETGINSKLLYSTSQLVQESMGMRVQANKAIIGENAFAHSSGIHQDGVIKNRETYEIINPAEVGVNESSIVLTARSGRAALAYRAKNVGYNLTKIELDDLYPQFLNYADHRKEVNDKDLQHLMELNHVHKTAVNF, encoded by the coding sequence ATGAGTAATAATAAAGTCCAAATTTTTGATACAACCTTAAGAGATGGAGAACAAGTCCCTGGTTGCAAGTTAAATACAGAACAAAAATTAGTGATTGCAGAACGCTTAGACATATTAGGTGTTGATGTAATTGAAGCTGGGTTTCCTGTCTCAAGTCCAGGTGATTTTACTTCTGTGGAAAAAATTTCAAAATTAGTAAAAAATGCAACTGTTTGTGGACTAACAAGAGCCAACAAAAAAGATATTGAAGTTGCAGCTGCCGCATTAAAATATGCAAAACGACCAAGAATTCATACCGGAATAGGAACATCTGATTCTCATATCATTTATAAATTCAACTCAACACAAGAAAAAATAATAGAACGTGCTGTACAAGCTGTTTCTTACGCCAAATCATTTGTTGAAGATGTTGAATTTTACGCTGAAGATGCAGGTAGAACAGCTAATGAATTTTTAGCAAGAGTTTTGGAACAAGTAATTAAGGCTGGTGCTACTGTGTTAAATATACCTGACACAACTGGCTATTGTTTACCTGATGAATATGGCGCCAAAATAAAATACCTCAAAGAAAATGTAAAAGGGATTGACAATGTTATTCTTTCTTGCCACTGCCATAACGATTTGGGTTTAGCTACTGCCAATGCAATAGCTGGTGTTCAAAACGGAGCTCGTCAAATTGAATGTACCATAAATGGAATTGGTGAACGTGCAGGAAATACTGCCTTAGAAGAAGTTGTTATGATTTTAAAACAACATCCTTATTTAAATTTGGAAACAGGCATAAATAGCAAGTTATTGTACAGTACAAGTCAACTTGTGCAAGAAAGTATGGGTATGAGAGTTCAAGCAAATAAAGCTATTATTGGAGAAAATGCTTTTGCTCATAGTTCTGGAATCCATCAAGATGGAGTTATTAAAAATAGAGAAACTTATGAAATAATTAACCCTGCTGAAGTTGGTGTAAATGAATCTTCTATTGTACTAACGGCAAGAAGCGGCAGAGCTGCCTTAGCTTACCGAGCAAAAAATGTTGGTTATAACTTAACAAAAATAGAACTGGATGATTTATACCCTCAATTTTTGAACTATGCTGATCACCGTAAGGAAGTAAATGATAAGGATCTTCAGCATTTAATGGAATTAAACCATGTTCACAAAACAGCTGTTAATTTCTAA
- the ilvD gene encoding dihydroxy-acid dehydratase, with translation MQLNKYSKRVTQDPTQPAAQAMLYGVGLSEQDMKKPQVGIVSTGFDGNPCNMHLNNLASQIKEEVNKENQIGLIFNTIGVSDGISMGTSGMNYSLPSRDIIADSIEIVMNAQSYDGLVAVVGCDKNMPGAIIAMLRLNRPSLMVYGGTIASGRYKGRKLNIVSAFEALGQKLAGNISEEEYKEIIKNAIPGAGACGGMYTANTMASSIEAMGFALPYNSSIPAENPHKEGESSRIASAIKNLLEQDLKPLDIITKKSLENAVALVNALGGSTNAVLHYLAIAHAAEIDFTLEDFQCVSDRTPLIADLKPSGEYLMEDVHGVGGTPAVMKYLLEKGYLHGDCMTVTGKTLAENLAHVKPLSFEEDQQVIHPTEKALKASGNLQILYGNLATEGAVAKISGKEGNLFEGKAVVFNSEEEANKGIGEGKVSKGDVIVIRYVGPKGGPGMPEMLKPTSMIMGAGLGKTVALITDGRFSGGTHGFVVGHITPEAQSGGTIALVKDGDIIVIDASAKTIDVKLTDAELAKRKAEWKAPALKHKKGILYKYAKTVSSASEGCVTDKF, from the coding sequence ATGCAATTAAACAAGTATAGTAAAAGAGTAACGCAAGACCCTACACAGCCAGCAGCACAAGCAATGTTGTATGGTGTGGGGCTTTCAGAACAAGATATGAAAAAGCCTCAAGTGGGTATAGTAAGTACGGGTTTTGACGGGAACCCTTGTAATATGCACTTAAATAATTTAGCCTCTCAAATTAAAGAAGAGGTTAATAAAGAGAATCAAATAGGGCTAATATTTAATACCATTGGAGTAAGTGATGGTATTTCAATGGGAACTTCAGGAATGAATTACTCTTTGCCTTCTCGTGATATTATTGCCGATTCTATTGAAATAGTTATGAATGCTCAAAGTTATGATGGATTGGTAGCTGTTGTAGGATGTGATAAAAATATGCCAGGAGCAATTATAGCAATGTTACGTTTAAATAGACCTTCGTTAATGGTGTATGGAGGTACTATTGCTTCAGGGCGTTATAAAGGTCGAAAATTAAATATTGTTTCTGCATTTGAAGCATTAGGTCAAAAATTAGCAGGAAATATTTCAGAAGAAGAATATAAAGAAATTATTAAAAATGCCATTCCGGGAGCAGGAGCCTGTGGAGGAATGTATACGGCAAATACTATGGCATCATCTATTGAGGCTATGGGATTTGCATTACCATATAATTCATCTATTCCTGCTGAAAACCCTCATAAAGAAGGTGAAAGCTCAAGAATAGCTTCAGCAATTAAAAACTTATTAGAACAAGATTTAAAACCGTTAGATATTATCACTAAAAAATCGTTAGAAAATGCGGTGGCTTTGGTTAATGCCTTAGGAGGTTCAACCAATGCAGTATTACATTATTTAGCTATTGCACATGCTGCCGAAATTGATTTTACATTGGAAGATTTTCAGTGTGTAAGTGATAGAACTCCCTTAATAGCCGACTTAAAACCAAGTGGTGAATATTTAATGGAAGATGTTCATGGAGTTGGTGGTACGCCGGCAGTGATGAAATATTTACTAGAAAAAGGTTATTTACATGGAGACTGTATGACGGTTACTGGTAAGACATTAGCTGAAAATTTAGCACATGTTAAACCGTTAAGTTTTGAAGAAGATCAACAGGTAATTCACCCAACTGAAAAAGCTTTAAAAGCATCTGGAAATCTTCAAATTCTTTATGGAAACTTGGCCACAGAAGGTGCAGTAGCAAAAATAAGTGGAAAAGAAGGAAATTTATTTGAAGGAAAAGCAGTGGTTTTTAATAGTGAAGAAGAAGCCAATAAAGGTATTGGAGAAGGAAAAGTATCAAAAGGAGATGTAATTGTAATTAGATATGTGGGGCCAAAAGGAGGTCCAGGAATGCCAGAAATGTTAAAACCAACATCTATGATTATGGGTGCAGGTTTGGGAAAAACAGTTGCTTTAATTACAGATGGTCGTTTTTCTGGTGGAACTCATGGTTTTGTAGTTGGACATATTACTCCAGAAGCACAGTCTGGAGGCACTATAGCCCTCGTAAAAGATGGAGACATTATTGTAATTGATGCTTCAGCTAAAACAATTGACGTGAAATTAACAGATGCAGAATTGGCAAAAAGAAAAGCAGAATGGAAAGCACCTGCTTTAAAACATAAAAAAGGAATATTATATAAATATGCTAAAACCGTTTCTTCAGCTTCAGAAGGTTGTGTAACGGATAAATTTTAA